The following proteins come from a genomic window of Flavobacterium crocinum:
- a CDS encoding DUF983 domain-containing protein has product MSHALTHIFRNECPVCHKGKVFTDKNIFLNFSFPKMNEYCSHCHYKFQKEPGYFFGAMYVNYGLTVAQGIATYCIAQFFFEKNFDFRIFPIIVAAIVLFTPFNLRFSRLAWIYMFKDYTS; this is encoded by the coding sequence ATGTCACACGCACTAACTCATATTTTTAGAAACGAATGTCCTGTTTGTCACAAAGGAAAAGTATTTACAGATAAAAACATTTTTCTGAATTTCAGCTTTCCAAAAATGAATGAATACTGCAGTCACTGCCATTATAAATTCCAAAAAGAGCCTGGTTATTTCTTTGGTGCCATGTACGTAAACTACGGATTAACCGTAGCTCAGGGAATTGCAACGTATTGTATTGCACAGTTTTTCTTTGAAAAGAATTTTGATTTCAGAATCTTTCCAATCATCGTCGCTGCAATTGTTTTATTCACTCCCTTTAATCTGAGATTTTCAAGATTAGCATGGATTTATATGTTTAAGGATTATACAAGCTAA
- a CDS encoding pirin family protein — MENIVLHKADTRGNANHGWLNAYHSFSFASWYNPDRIQFGALRVLNDDTIAAGMGFGTHPHDNMEIITIPLEGDLAHKDSMGNTEIIKNGDIQVMSAGTGIQHSEFNPNADQQTKLLQIWLFPNKRNVTPRYQQITLNVADRHNKLSQVLSPNADDEGVWIHQDAWFNMGNFDAGVTAEYKIKKEGNGVYAFVLKGNVTINGQELNNRDAVGISGTDVLNIKANTDAEFLLMDVPMNY, encoded by the coding sequence ATGGAAAATATAGTATTGCACAAAGCAGACACAAGAGGAAATGCAAATCACGGATGGCTGAACGCTTATCATAGTTTTAGTTTTGCAAGCTGGTACAATCCGGACAGAATTCAGTTTGGAGCGCTTCGTGTTTTAAATGACGATACGATTGCTGCCGGAATGGGTTTTGGAACGCATCCTCACGATAATATGGAAATTATTACGATTCCGTTAGAAGGTGATTTGGCTCATAAAGATAGTATGGGAAATACTGAAATCATTAAAAATGGTGATATTCAGGTGATGAGTGCGGGAACTGGAATTCAGCATAGTGAATTTAACCCGAATGCAGATCAGCAAACTAAATTGTTGCAAATCTGGTTGTTTCCGAATAAAAGAAACGTTACGCCACGTTACCAGCAAATTACTTTGAATGTGGCTGACAGACATAACAAATTATCTCAGGTTTTATCTCCAAATGCAGATGATGAAGGTGTTTGGATTCACCAGGATGCCTGGTTCAACATGGGTAATTTCGATGCCGGAGTTACTGCTGAATATAAAATTAAAAAAGAAGGAAACGGAGTTTATGCTTTCGTTTTAAAAGGAAATGTAACCATCAATGGTCAGGAATTAAACAACCGTGATGCAGTTGGAATTTCAGGAACTGATGTTTTAAATATTAAAGCGAATACAGATGCTGAATTTTTATTAATGGATGTTCCGATGAATTATTAA
- a CDS encoding helix-turn-helix domain-containing protein, with translation MDIEKDYIKLIFGLKLKQVRIQKNLSLFGLAKLTNLSKSYLNEIEKGKKYPKTDKILLLCEHLDVTYDQMVSLKLDNNLAPIGEILKSGILKEIPLELFGIQEADLIDIIANAPAKVNAFISTIFEIAQHYNLSRESFFLASLRSYQEAHSNYFDDLEEKVISFSKSFQINLDSKISIEELEAILKEEYEYNIKEIAFRDQEALDDLRSIYVPKSKTLLLSNELDDPQKAFILAKEIAYNYLKISDRLLTFSWIKFDNFDQVLNNFYASYFAGALILPRKLVVDKINSFLENENPKPEEFVQLIESFEVSPESFYQRLTNLLPKDFQLKNLFFLRLSHKTGSDFYQINKELHITHQQEPHANETNEHYCRRWVSVKTIDEAIKQNKSHFFDAQISSYANSGNEYLVFSSATKDPFLHDTIRSISVGILINPTMKKKFKFIEGKPLVKRIVGVTCETCAVQDCLERAAPPVVLERKKRHENTDLVVQQFINQYS, from the coding sequence ATGGATATCGAAAAAGACTATATAAAGCTGATATTTGGGCTAAAACTGAAGCAGGTTAGAATTCAAAAAAATCTTTCGCTTTTTGGTTTAGCCAAATTGACCAATCTTTCAAAATCGTACTTAAACGAGATTGAAAAGGGAAAAAAATATCCAAAAACAGACAAAATTTTGCTGCTATGCGAACATCTGGACGTGACTTACGATCAAATGGTTTCGCTAAAACTCGATAATAATCTTGCTCCGATTGGAGAAATTTTAAAATCCGGAATTTTAAAAGAGATTCCATTAGAGCTTTTCGGAATTCAGGAAGCCGATCTAATTGATATTATTGCCAATGCTCCGGCAAAAGTCAATGCATTTATTAGTACCATTTTCGAAATTGCCCAGCATTATAATTTAAGCCGTGAAAGTTTCTTTTTGGCTTCTCTGCGTTCTTATCAGGAAGCGCACAGCAATTATTTTGACGATTTAGAAGAAAAAGTGATTTCATTTTCGAAGTCATTTCAGATTAACCTTGATTCTAAAATCAGCATTGAAGAACTGGAAGCGATTTTAAAAGAAGAATACGAATACAATATCAAAGAAATTGCGTTTAGAGATCAGGAAGCTTTAGACGATTTGCGTTCAATTTACGTTCCAAAAAGCAAAACTTTATTACTTTCTAACGAATTAGATGATCCGCAAAAAGCTTTTATTTTAGCCAAAGAAATTGCTTACAATTATTTAAAAATTTCCGATCGTTTGCTGACTTTCAGCTGGATTAAGTTTGATAATTTCGATCAGGTTTTGAATAATTTTTACGCTTCTTATTTTGCAGGCGCTTTAATTCTGCCTAGAAAATTAGTTGTCGATAAAATCAATTCTTTTTTGGAGAATGAAAATCCGAAACCCGAAGAATTTGTTCAGTTAATTGAAAGCTTTGAGGTTTCTCCTGAATCTTTTTATCAGCGATTGACCAATTTATTACCTAAAGATTTTCAGCTGAAAAACTTATTTTTCCTAAGATTATCACATAAAACAGGTTCCGATTTTTATCAAATCAATAAAGAATTACACATTACACATCAGCAGGAACCGCACGCCAATGAAACTAATGAACATTATTGCAGAAGATGGGTTTCGGTAAAAACGATAGACGAAGCCATCAAACAAAATAAATCTCATTTTTTTGATGCTCAAATTTCCAGCTACGCTAACAGCGGTAATGAATATTTAGTATTTTCGTCAGCAACCAAAGATCCCTTTTTGCATGATACGATTCGAAGTATTTCTGTTGGCATCCTGATAAATCCGACGATGAAAAAGAAATTTAAGTTTATTGAAGGTAAACCTTTGGTCAAAAGAATTGTTGGTGTAACTTGCGAAACCTGTGCCGTTCAGGATTGTTTAGAAAGAGCCGCACCTCCTGTTGTTTTAGAAAGAAAGAAACGCCATGAGAATACGGATTTGGTGGTGCAGCAGTTTATCAATCAATACAGTTAG
- a CDS encoding YceI family protein, with the protein MATTKWSIDPTHSEIGFKVKHMMFTNVSGKFGTYDASAITEGESFDNADFSFSADIASIDTANADRDGHLRSGDFFDAENHPKLTFKSSAFKKINDGEFELTGDLDIKGVSKTVKFPVEFSGIMTDPWGNTKVGLSIEGKINRKDWGLNWNSALETGGVLVGEEVRLNIELQFVKQA; encoded by the coding sequence ATGGCAACTACAAAATGGTCAATTGACCCAACTCACTCAGAAATTGGTTTTAAAGTTAAACACATGATGTTTACTAATGTTTCAGGAAAATTTGGAACTTATGATGCTTCTGCAATTACAGAAGGAGAAAGTTTTGATAATGCAGATTTTAGTTTTTCTGCTGATATCGCTTCTATCGACACTGCAAACGCAGATCGTGACGGACATTTAAGAAGCGGTGATTTCTTTGACGCTGAAAATCATCCAAAATTAACTTTCAAATCTTCTGCTTTCAAAAAAATCAATGATGGAGAATTTGAATTAACTGGAGATTTAGACATTAAAGGTGTTTCTAAAACGGTAAAATTCCCGGTTGAATTTAGCGGAATCATGACTGATCCTTGGGGAAATACTAAAGTTGGTTTAAGCATAGAAGGAAAAATTAATCGTAAAGATTGGGGTTTAAACTGGAACTCAGCTCTTGAAACAGGTGGTGTTTTAGTGGGCGAAGAAGTTCGTTTGAACATTGAATTACAATTTGTAAAACAAGCCTAA
- a CDS encoding helix-turn-helix domain-containing protein, with protein sequence MKRYPIYSVQSFSCNDIHRDFYVNTFKEHLKSHSFVEEPHRHDSYLMVFFTKGSGLHEVDFDQFEIKRGSLFVLQPGQMHHWSLSEDIEGFVIIFSQELYNLYFGQKKINDYNFYHSIHNRPEMVFEEKEIPKILPYFDLLIQENSEDNKMQLDKLLNLLDCIHIEVSRKYSETYSHQTHSYNIKINTFESLLEEYFRTEKLPSFYAEKLNITLKHLNRICNEILQKTATEVITDRVILEIKRMLIDKQLAINEVALKVGYEDYSYFSRFFKKQTGMSPTEFRNTVR encoded by the coding sequence ATGAAAAGATATCCCATTTATAGTGTTCAGAGTTTCAGCTGTAACGATATTCACAGAGATTTTTATGTGAATACTTTTAAAGAACATTTAAAAAGCCACAGCTTTGTCGAAGAACCGCATCGACACGATTCTTATTTGATGGTGTTTTTTACCAAAGGTTCGGGATTGCATGAAGTCGATTTTGATCAATTCGAAATCAAAAGAGGAAGTTTATTTGTTTTGCAACCCGGACAAATGCATCACTGGAGTTTGTCTGAAGATATTGAAGGTTTTGTGATTATTTTTTCTCAGGAATTGTACAATTTGTATTTCGGACAGAAAAAAATCAACGATTACAATTTTTATCATTCCATACATAATAGGCCAGAAATGGTTTTTGAAGAAAAAGAGATTCCGAAAATCCTTCCATATTTCGATTTGCTGATTCAGGAAAACAGTGAGGACAACAAAATGCAGTTAGATAAATTACTGAATTTGTTAGACTGTATTCATATTGAAGTTTCGAGAAAATACAGTGAAACCTATTCGCATCAAACTCATTCGTACAATATTAAAATCAATACCTTTGAATCGCTTTTAGAAGAATATTTCAGAACTGAAAAACTGCCTTCATTCTACGCAGAAAAATTAAATATTACGTTAAAACATCTGAATAGAATCTGCAACGAAATCCTGCAAAAAACAGCGACAGAAGTAATTACAGACCGAGTAATTCTGGAAATAAAACGAATGCTGATTGACAAACAATTAGCCATAAACGAAGTCGCCTTAAAAGTTGGCTACGAAGATTATTCCTACTTCTCCCGCTTCTTCAAAAAACAAACCGGAATGTCGCCCACAGAATTTCGAAATACAGTGCGATGA
- the aceB gene encoding malate synthase A: MKNQTEIIETAMEFLAEKKLRYPKIWTEEAIVFITELHRKFESQRRLLLLQREQKQVSFDQGIMPVFIPETKSIREGNWTAGEIPKDLLDRRVEITGPVDRKMIINALNSGAKTFMADFEDSTSPTWQNLMDGQVNLIDAVNKTITFTDLVKQKSYHLNEKIATLIVRPRGLHLPEKHILIEGNEVSGSLVDFGLYVFHNHKKLLENNSGPYFYIPKLEHYLEARWWNTVIDFTEDYLNLKRGTIKVTVLIETITASFQLDEIIYELKEHIVGLNCGRWDYIFSYIKKFRKNPKFIVPDRDQVNMTSPFMNAYSNLVIQRCHKRGIHAIGGMAAQIPIKNNEEANAVAFAKVKTDKEREVRNGHDGTWVAHPDLVAIAKEVFDKGMPTPNQIHVKREHRRITEADLIEPPIGLITENGVRKNINVAILYLASWLNGQGAAALHNLMEDAATAEISRSQLWQWLQNKVILDNGRKLDLAYYHELALDECRKIKEELGAENHEKQQFPLAEKMLERLVVNLHFVDFLTIPCYKYL; this comes from the coding sequence ATGAAAAACCAAACTGAAATTATCGAAACGGCAATGGAATTTTTAGCCGAAAAAAAGCTTCGTTATCCAAAAATATGGACAGAAGAAGCAATTGTTTTTATAACCGAATTGCATAGAAAATTCGAATCACAGCGTAGACTGCTTCTTTTGCAGCGCGAACAGAAACAAGTCTCTTTTGATCAGGGAATCATGCCGGTTTTTATTCCGGAAACGAAAAGTATAAGGGAAGGAAACTGGACAGCTGGTGAAATTCCGAAAGACTTATTAGACCGAAGAGTAGAAATTACCGGCCCAGTTGATCGCAAGATGATTATCAATGCATTGAATTCCGGAGCCAAAACTTTCATGGCCGATTTTGAAGACAGCACTTCACCAACCTGGCAAAATCTAATGGATGGACAAGTGAATTTAATTGATGCAGTAAATAAAACTATCACATTTACAGATTTGGTAAAACAGAAATCGTATCATTTAAATGAAAAAATCGCGACGCTTATTGTTCGCCCAAGGGGTTTGCATCTGCCGGAAAAGCATATTTTAATTGAGGGAAATGAAGTTTCGGGTTCTTTGGTAGATTTTGGTTTGTATGTATTTCATAATCATAAAAAACTTCTGGAAAATAATTCAGGACCGTATTTCTACATTCCGAAATTGGAACATTATCTGGAAGCAAGATGGTGGAATACTGTAATTGATTTTACAGAAGATTATCTGAATCTGAAACGCGGAACTATAAAAGTGACGGTTTTAATTGAAACCATAACCGCAAGTTTTCAGTTAGATGAAATCATTTATGAATTAAAAGAACATATTGTTGGCTTGAACTGCGGACGCTGGGATTATATTTTCTCCTATATCAAAAAGTTCAGAAAAAATCCAAAATTCATTGTTCCCGATCGAGATCAGGTAAATATGACTTCGCCATTTATGAATGCGTATTCGAATTTGGTAATTCAGAGATGTCATAAAAGAGGAATTCACGCAATTGGCGGAATGGCAGCACAGATTCCGATTAAGAATAATGAAGAAGCAAATGCTGTCGCTTTCGCAAAAGTAAAAACCGATAAAGAACGTGAAGTTCGAAACGGCCACGACGGAACTTGGGTTGCGCATCCGGATTTGGTTGCGATTGCCAAAGAAGTTTTTGATAAAGGAATGCCAACGCCAAATCAGATTCATGTAAAAAGAGAACATCGCAGAATTACAGAAGCCGATTTGATCGAACCGCCAATTGGATTGATCACAGAAAACGGGGTTCGAAAAAACATCAATGTTGCCATTTTGTACTTAGCTTCATGGCTGAATGGGCAAGGAGCAGCAGCTTTACACAATTTGATGGAAGATGCTGCAACTGCCGAAATTTCGAGATCCCAATTATGGCAGTGGCTTCAGAATAAAGTGATTTTGGATAATGGACGAAAGTTAGATCTGGCGTATTATCATGAATTGGCTTTAGATGAATGCAGAAAAATCAAAGAGGAATTAGGAGCAGAAAATCA